A window of Raineyella sp. W15-4 contains these coding sequences:
- the trpS gene encoding tryptophan--tRNA ligase, which yields MTENQPQTTVPSSDETAPEGTQPGLIAREQDVLAHPERYRILTGDRPTGSLHLGHYLGTLQRRVQLQDAGVPTVLVIADFQVITDREDPGDIQRNVFEILKDYLACGIDPEKTITFTHSAVPALNELMLPFLSVVSLPEMERNPTVKSELAASGQKTLNGLLLTYPVHQAADILFCKGNLVPVGRDQLPHVEQTRVVARRINERYAGGRTILPEPQALLSPAPLVLGTDGDKMSKSRNNYISLSHTADETAKLLRKAKTDADRHIAYEPETRPEVSSLVMIGALLSGQEPEDFAAAIGDRGGKALKDAVTEAVNEHLAPIRARRLELGQDPGYLRQVLRTANEKANVMADATLAEVKDALGMVYY from the coding sequence ATGACCGAGAACCAGCCGCAGACCACCGTCCCTTCCTCCGACGAGACGGCCCCCGAGGGCACCCAGCCGGGCCTCATCGCGCGGGAACAGGACGTCCTGGCGCACCCGGAGCGCTACCGGATCCTCACCGGTGACCGGCCGACCGGCTCCCTGCACCTGGGTCACTACCTCGGCACACTGCAGCGGCGCGTGCAGCTGCAGGACGCCGGCGTCCCGACGGTGCTGGTCATCGCGGACTTCCAGGTCATCACCGACCGCGAGGACCCGGGCGACATCCAGCGCAACGTGTTCGAGATCCTCAAGGACTACCTGGCCTGCGGCATCGACCCGGAGAAGACGATCACCTTCACCCACTCGGCGGTGCCGGCCCTCAACGAGCTGATGCTGCCGTTCCTGTCGGTGGTGAGCCTGCCGGAGATGGAGCGCAACCCGACGGTGAAGTCGGAGCTCGCCGCCTCGGGCCAGAAGACCCTCAACGGGCTGCTGCTCACCTATCCGGTGCACCAGGCGGCGGACATCCTCTTCTGCAAGGGCAACCTGGTGCCGGTCGGCCGTGACCAGCTGCCGCACGTCGAGCAGACCCGGGTGGTCGCCCGCCGGATCAACGAGCGCTACGCCGGCGGGCGGACGATCCTGCCCGAGCCGCAGGCACTGCTGTCCCCCGCCCCGCTGGTGCTCGGCACCGACGGCGACAAGATGTCGAAGTCGCGCAACAACTACATCTCGCTGTCGCACACCGCCGACGAGACTGCCAAGCTGCTCCGCAAGGCGAAGACCGACGCCGATCGGCACATCGCGTACGAGCCCGAGACCCGCCCCGAGGTCTCCTCGCTGGTGATGATCGGCGCTCTGCTCAGCGGCCAGGAGCCGGAGGACTTCGCCGCGGCGATCGGCGACCGTGGCGGCAAGGCCCTCAAGGACGCGGTCACCGAGGCGGTGAACGAACACCTCGCCCCGATCCGGGCCCGCCGACTGGAGCTCGGCCAGGACCCGGGCTACCTGCGACAGGTGCTGCGGACGGCCAACGAGAAGGCCAATGTGATGGCCGACGCCACGCTGGCCGAGGTCAAGGACGCACTGGGAATGGTCTACTACTGA
- a CDS encoding TIGR03089 family protein, producing MRTAGSLSFDHSLRDRVRRRGGDPLITYYAPSSGVRVELSARTFVNWVDKTANLAADELDLAEGDVAVLPLAATHPGHWITLAWVAALWQVGVLVREPDEGGPRPDLVVTGPEEYADDFPTARALGARATAACSLHPLGLGFPRPTGAGVLDYGAEVLSQPDVYVQAPATPGAPLWQGTGGGDDGASRDWAEVAQDAGSLITDAPDGSYGRRLVRPATAYATVLAALVAPVLGDGSVVIVDGPVDDATVAQIAAAERATA from the coding sequence ATGCGCACCGCCGGATCGCTGTCCTTCGACCACTCCCTGCGCGACCGGGTCCGCCGACGCGGCGGTGACCCGCTGATCACCTACTACGCACCGAGCAGCGGCGTACGCGTCGAACTGTCCGCGCGGACCTTCGTCAACTGGGTGGACAAGACAGCCAACCTGGCCGCCGATGAGCTCGACCTTGCCGAGGGCGACGTGGCCGTCCTGCCGCTCGCCGCCACCCATCCGGGGCACTGGATCACCCTGGCCTGGGTGGCGGCGCTGTGGCAGGTGGGCGTGCTGGTCCGCGAACCGGACGAGGGTGGGCCCCGGCCCGATCTCGTGGTGACCGGGCCCGAGGAGTACGCCGACGACTTCCCGACGGCCCGAGCGCTCGGCGCCCGGGCGACAGCGGCCTGCTCGCTGCATCCACTGGGCCTCGGCTTCCCGCGACCGACCGGCGCCGGGGTACTGGACTACGGGGCCGAGGTGTTGTCCCAGCCCGACGTCTATGTCCAGGCGCCGGCCACCCCGGGCGCCCCACTGTGGCAGGGCACGGGCGGCGGAGATGACGGTGCGAGTCGTGACTGGGCGGAGGTCGCTCAGGACGCCGGGTCGCTGATCACCGATGCACCCGACGGATCGTACGGCCGGCGACTGGTCCGGCCGGCGACGGCGTACGCCACCGTGCTGGCCGCTCTGGTCGCCCCGGTGCTGGGTGACGGGTCGGTGGTGATCGTCGACGGTCCGGTCGACGACGCGACGGTGGCGCAGATCGCGGCGGCAGAACGCGCCACCGCCTGA
- a CDS encoding acyl-CoA carboxylase subunit beta, translating to MDVDIHTTAGKLEDLKRRVEEAVNAGSAAAVEKQHAKGKQTARERIEALLDEGSFAELDQFARHRSHAFGLESRRPYGDGVVTGIGSIHGRPVCVFSQDVTIFGGALGEVYGEKIVKIIDFALKTGCPLIGINEGGGARIQEGVVSLGLYGEIFRRNTQASGVIPQISLIMGAAAGGHVYSPALTDFTVMVDQTSQMFITGPAVIKTVTGEDVTLEDLGGARTHNTKSGNAHYLAADEADALEYVRELVSYLPQNNLEDPPYYDEVADLGITEADLALDTLIPDSPNQPYDIRRVIEAVLDDEEFLEVQELFAQNIVVGFGRVEGRTVGIVANQPMQFAGCLDIDAAEKAARFVRTCDCFNIPIVTFEDTPGFLPGTDQEWNGIIRRGAKLIFAYAEATVPLITIITRKAYGGAYDVMGSKHLGADVNLAWPTAQIAVMGAEGAVNILYRKQLANDSDPETLRKTLIDEYNDTLANPYVAAERGYVDQVIQPHDTRQEIVRVLRLLRTKRESMPPKKHGNIPL from the coding sequence ATGGACGTCGACATCCACACGACAGCAGGGAAACTCGAAGATCTGAAGCGGCGGGTCGAGGAGGCGGTCAATGCCGGCTCCGCCGCAGCTGTGGAGAAGCAGCACGCGAAGGGCAAGCAGACGGCCCGCGAACGGATCGAGGCTCTGCTCGACGAGGGTTCGTTCGCCGAGCTGGACCAGTTCGCCCGGCACCGTTCCCACGCCTTCGGGCTGGAGAGCAGGCGTCCGTACGGTGACGGTGTCGTCACCGGCATCGGGTCGATCCACGGCCGCCCGGTGTGCGTCTTCTCGCAGGACGTGACCATCTTCGGCGGCGCCCTCGGCGAGGTCTACGGCGAGAAGATCGTCAAGATCATCGACTTCGCCCTGAAGACCGGCTGCCCGCTGATCGGCATCAACGAGGGCGGCGGCGCCCGCATCCAGGAGGGTGTGGTCTCTCTCGGCCTCTACGGCGAGATCTTCCGCCGCAACACCCAGGCGTCCGGCGTCATCCCGCAGATCTCCCTGATCATGGGCGCCGCCGCCGGAGGCCACGTCTACTCCCCGGCGCTGACCGACTTCACCGTGATGGTCGACCAGACCTCACAGATGTTCATCACCGGCCCCGCGGTCATCAAGACCGTCACCGGCGAGGACGTCACCCTGGAAGACCTGGGCGGCGCCCGCACCCACAACACGAAGTCCGGCAACGCCCACTACCTCGCCGCCGATGAGGCGGACGCCCTCGAGTACGTCCGCGAGCTCGTCTCCTACCTGCCGCAGAACAACCTCGAGGATCCGCCCTACTACGACGAGGTCGCCGACCTCGGCATCACCGAGGCCGACCTCGCCCTGGACACGCTGATCCCCGACTCGCCCAACCAGCCGTACGACATCCGCCGGGTGATCGAGGCCGTCCTGGACGACGAGGAGTTCCTCGAGGTCCAGGAGCTGTTCGCCCAGAACATCGTCGTCGGCTTCGGCCGGGTCGAGGGCCGCACCGTCGGCATCGTGGCGAACCAGCCGATGCAGTTCGCCGGCTGCCTCGACATCGACGCCGCCGAGAAGGCCGCCCGGTTCGTCCGGACCTGCGACTGCTTCAACATCCCGATCGTCACCTTCGAGGACACCCCGGGCTTCCTGCCGGGCACCGACCAGGAGTGGAACGGCATCATCCGCCGCGGCGCGAAGCTGATCTTCGCCTACGCCGAGGCGACCGTCCCGCTGATCACCATCATCACCCGCAAGGCGTACGGCGGCGCGTACGACGTGATGGGCTCCAAGCACCTCGGTGCCGACGTCAACCTCGCCTGGCCGACCGCCCAGATCGCCGTGATGGGCGCCGAGGGTGCGGTCAACATCCTCTACCGCAAGCAGCTGGCCAACGACTCCGACCCGGAGACGCTGCGCAAGACGCTGATCGACGAGTACAACGACACGCTCGCCAACCCGTACGTCGCCGCCGAGCGCGGCTACGTGGACCAGGTCATCCAGCCGCACGACACCCGTCAGGAGATCGTCCGGGTGCTCCGCCTGCTGCGCACCAAGCGGGAGAGCATGCCGCCGAAGAAGCACGGGAACATCCCGCTGTGA
- a CDS encoding 5-(carboxyamino)imidazole ribonucleotide synthase — protein MSGARPFVVGIIGGGQLARMMYGPATRLGLHVRLLAEAPGVSAELVAHDVVVGDYTDRETVLAFAEGCDAVTFDHEHVPTTLLEELEARGVAVRPGPGALVHAQDKVVMRERLAALGAPCPAYAVVDSVADLVAFGDRIGWPVIAKTSRGGYDGKGVWKIDGPDQATVPFAAVAAGEVGGGTTAGSGTSGEVRILAEEFIDFTRELSALVVRSPSGQGVTYPISETVQDHGICAETITPAPGLDEARILATQQLALRIAGDLGVVGVLAVELMEARDGRILVNELAMRPHNTGHWSIDGAHTSQFENHLRAVADLPLGDPAVRAPWTVMENVLGGSREDLAGGLLHVMSRDPQLKVELYGKTVTPRRKVGHVTAYGTDLADVRARALHAARYLMGEIA, from the coding sequence GTGAGTGGAGCGCGACCTTTCGTGGTGGGGATCATCGGCGGCGGCCAGTTGGCCCGGATGATGTACGGCCCGGCCACCCGCCTGGGGCTGCACGTCCGGCTGCTCGCCGAGGCCCCCGGGGTGAGCGCGGAACTGGTCGCCCACGACGTGGTGGTGGGCGACTACACCGACCGGGAGACCGTGCTGGCGTTCGCCGAGGGCTGTGACGCGGTGACTTTCGACCACGAGCACGTCCCGACCACCTTGCTCGAGGAGCTGGAGGCGCGCGGGGTGGCCGTACGTCCCGGTCCGGGTGCGCTGGTCCACGCCCAGGACAAGGTGGTGATGCGGGAGCGGCTGGCGGCGCTCGGGGCACCGTGCCCGGCGTACGCAGTGGTCGACTCCGTCGCCGACCTGGTCGCCTTCGGGGACCGGATCGGCTGGCCGGTGATCGCCAAGACCTCCCGGGGCGGCTACGACGGCAAGGGCGTGTGGAAGATCGACGGGCCAGACCAGGCGACGGTGCCGTTCGCGGCGGTGGCTGCCGGCGAGGTCGGCGGCGGCACCACCGCCGGCTCCGGCACCAGCGGGGAGGTACGCATCCTCGCCGAGGAGTTCATCGACTTCACCCGGGAGCTGTCCGCGCTGGTCGTCCGGTCCCCCTCCGGCCAGGGGGTGACCTACCCGATCTCGGAGACCGTCCAAGACCACGGCATCTGCGCCGAGACGATCACCCCCGCGCCCGGACTGGACGAGGCGCGGATCCTCGCCACCCAGCAGCTGGCGCTGCGGATCGCCGGTGACCTCGGTGTGGTGGGCGTGCTGGCGGTGGAACTGATGGAGGCCCGGGACGGCCGGATCCTGGTCAACGAACTGGCAATGCGCCCGCACAACACCGGCCACTGGTCGATCGACGGGGCACACACCTCGCAGTTCGAGAACCACCTGCGGGCGGTCGCGGACCTGCCGTTGGGCGATCCGGCGGTGCGTGCCCCGTGGACGGTGATGGAGAACGTGCTGGGCGGCTCCCGGGAGGACTTGGCCGGCGGGCTGCTGCACGTGATGTCGCGGGACCCGCAGCTGAAGGTGGAGCTCTACGGCAAGACGGTCACGCCCCGCCGCAAGGTCGGGCACGTGACTGCGTACGGTACCGACCTGGCGGACGTCCGGGCCCGCGCCCTGCACGCCGCCCGCTATCTGATGGGAGAGATCGCATGA
- a CDS encoding glycosyltransferase family 2 protein — protein sequence MTLPPQEAATDPAASTGPAPGQRVAGPTVTPEAVDTTTVSAGPTAVSVVMPVRNESRHLEAAVRRVLDQDCPGPLEVIIAVGPSQDDTREIAERLATADERVRLVDNPTGRTPAGLNRAITASRHGIIVRVDGHGELGDGYIATAVETLARTGAANVGGIMDAQGRTPFEQAVAVAYTSRLGLGGSTFHLRTSPEGPADTVFLGSFRKSALEAVGGYDETLHRAQDWELNYRLRQAGELVWFTPAMRVTYRPRSTYRALARQFYDTGKWRREVVRRHPDTLNARYLAPPLAVLGVLVGLAAGGHGSYHKVGWMKLGWLAPIGYLVGVVVGAAALRRELPWQVRIRLPLVFVIMHMCWGLGFLAGLGDDRPAH from the coding sequence ATGACCCTCCCCCCGCAGGAAGCCGCCACCGACCCGGCCGCCTCGACCGGGCCCGCCCCGGGACAGCGCGTGGCCGGGCCCACGGTGACGCCGGAAGCGGTCGACACCACAACGGTCAGCGCCGGCCCCACCGCGGTCAGCGTGGTGATGCCGGTCCGCAACGAGTCGCGCCACCTCGAGGCGGCCGTGCGGCGGGTGCTGGACCAGGACTGCCCCGGCCCGCTCGAGGTCATCATCGCCGTCGGGCCGAGCCAGGACGACACCCGGGAGATCGCCGAGCGCCTCGCCACCGCGGACGAGCGGGTGCGGCTCGTCGACAACCCCACCGGCCGGACACCCGCCGGGCTCAACCGCGCCATCACCGCCTCGCGCCACGGCATCATCGTCCGGGTGGACGGGCACGGTGAACTGGGTGACGGGTACATCGCCACCGCCGTCGAGACGCTCGCCCGCACCGGGGCGGCGAACGTCGGCGGCATCATGGACGCCCAGGGTCGTACGCCTTTCGAACAAGCCGTGGCTGTTGCCTACACCAGCCGGCTCGGGCTGGGCGGGTCGACCTTCCACCTGCGGACCTCGCCCGAGGGGCCCGCGGACACCGTCTTCCTCGGCAGCTTCCGCAAGTCCGCGCTGGAGGCCGTCGGCGGCTACGACGAGACGCTGCACCGGGCCCAGGACTGGGAGCTGAACTACCGGCTGCGTCAGGCAGGAGAGCTGGTCTGGTTCACCCCCGCGATGCGGGTGACCTACCGGCCCCGGTCCACCTACCGGGCGCTGGCGCGCCAGTTCTACGACACCGGGAAGTGGCGCCGGGAGGTCGTCCGCCGACACCCCGACACCCTCAACGCCCGCTACCTCGCCCCGCCACTGGCCGTGCTGGGAGTGCTCGTCGGACTGGCCGCCGGCGGCCACGGCAGCTACCACAAGGTCGGCTGGATGAAGCTGGGGTGGCTCGCTCCGATCGGCTACCTCGTCGGAGTGGTCGTCGGCGCCGCGGCGCTGCGCCGGGAGCTGCCCTGGCAGGTGCGGATCCGGTTGCCGCTGGTCTTCGTCATCATGCACATGTGCTGGGGCCTGGGCTTCCTGGCCGGGTTGGGGGACGACCGCCCGGCCCACTGA
- a CDS encoding LCP family protein: MTHRPSAQPVDPQRAAEGIRVRRGTGLLLLSAVAPGSAQLVAGNRAVGVIALRCWGIVLALVVLLGVIGAVSWAALLTVLANPLVTGLVIVVAVVGSLGWIGLLVDAWRLAYPPAMEPRHRRAFAAVTLTLVVLVGSVVGVSVRTVASGAQLVGTVFAGGGTGKATGGRVNILLLGADAGKSRVGLRPDSLTVASVDVVTGRTVLFSLPRNLEDVPFSAGSPMRTLYPAGFSCPDHECLLNAVYTRATEAAAKDPKLYPGVADPGARATKEAVEGATGLTINYYAMIDMAGFQGLIDALGGITLDIRKDVPIGGGTSPILGWIRAGDGVHLDGLHALWFARSRQGANDFERMQRQKCVMTAVLHQADPVTVVAKFDALATAGGSILTTDMPPSDIGRLTDLAVKARALPISSISFIPPLIYPGSPKYDVLRASVKDHIARAEELDREAAAASTATASSSAAGTAAAAGGASGPATPVTTTAANTSTTTAPATSSSSAAVSATPSPSPGPEVDNLESICRVATNG; this comes from the coding sequence GTGACCCATCGCCCGAGCGCCCAGCCAGTCGACCCGCAGCGTGCCGCGGAGGGCATCCGCGTGCGCCGTGGCACCGGACTGCTGCTGCTGAGCGCGGTCGCACCGGGCTCGGCCCAGTTGGTCGCCGGGAACCGCGCCGTCGGGGTGATCGCCCTGCGCTGCTGGGGGATCGTCCTTGCGCTGGTGGTCCTGCTCGGCGTCATCGGTGCCGTCTCCTGGGCCGCGCTGCTCACCGTCCTCGCCAATCCGCTGGTCACCGGCCTGGTCATCGTGGTGGCGGTGGTCGGCTCGCTGGGGTGGATCGGCCTGCTGGTCGACGCGTGGCGGCTCGCCTACCCGCCGGCGATGGAGCCCCGTCACCGCCGCGCCTTCGCCGCGGTGACCCTGACGTTGGTCGTGCTCGTCGGCAGCGTCGTCGGCGTGAGCGTACGGACCGTCGCCAGCGGCGCCCAACTGGTCGGCACGGTCTTCGCCGGTGGTGGCACCGGCAAGGCCACCGGCGGGCGGGTGAACATCCTCCTGCTCGGCGCCGATGCGGGCAAGAGCCGGGTCGGGCTGCGCCCTGATTCGCTGACCGTGGCCAGTGTCGACGTCGTCACCGGGCGGACCGTGCTGTTCTCGTTGCCGCGCAATCTGGAGGACGTTCCGTTCTCGGCCGGTTCGCCGATGCGCACCCTCTACCCGGCCGGGTTCAGCTGCCCCGACCACGAGTGCCTGCTCAACGCCGTCTACACCAGGGCCACCGAGGCCGCAGCCAAGGACCCGAAGCTCTACCCCGGTGTGGCCGACCCGGGCGCGCGCGCCACCAAGGAGGCCGTCGAGGGAGCCACCGGGCTGACCATCAACTACTACGCCATGATCGACATGGCCGGCTTCCAGGGGCTGATCGACGCCCTCGGCGGGATCACCCTCGACATCCGCAAGGACGTGCCGATCGGCGGCGGCACCTCCCCGATCCTCGGCTGGATCAGGGCGGGTGACGGAGTGCACCTGGACGGCCTGCACGCCCTGTGGTTCGCCCGCTCCCGCCAGGGGGCCAACGACTTCGAACGGATGCAGCGGCAGAAGTGCGTGATGACGGCCGTGCTGCACCAGGCCGATCCGGTGACCGTGGTCGCCAAGTTCGACGCGTTGGCGACCGCCGGCGGCAGTATCCTCACCACCGACATGCCGCCCAGCGACATCGGTCGGCTGACCGACCTCGCCGTCAAGGCCCGAGCGCTGCCGATCAGCAGCATCAGCTTCATTCCTCCACTGATCTACCCCGGCAGCCCGAAGTACGACGTGTTGCGGGCGAGTGTGAAGGACCACATCGCCCGGGCCGAAGAACTGGACCGGGAGGCCGCCGCGGCCAGTACTGCGACCGCGTCGTCGTCCGCTGCTGGTACTGCGGCGGCGGCCGGCGGCGCGTCCGGTCCCGCCACTCCGGTGACCACCACTGCGGCCAACACCTCGACCACGACGGCTCCAGCCACGTCATCCTCCTCCGCCGCGGTTTCCGCGACCCCTTCGCCCTCTCCCGGGCCGGAGGTGGACAACCTCGAGTCGATCTGCCGGGTGGCCACGAACGGGTAG
- the purE gene encoding 5-(carboxyamino)imidazole ribonucleotide mutase, with amino-acid sequence MTEAVQSTAQPRVGIVMGSDSDWPVMEPAAIALQEFGIVYEADVVSAHRMPEAMVAYGRHAHERGLETIIAGAGGAAHLPGMLAALTPLPVIGVPVPLKYLDGMDSLLSIVQMPAGVPVATVAIGNARNAGLLAVRILAAGDPELTARMIAFQDELRATAEAKGERIRDH; translated from the coding sequence ATGACCGAGGCAGTTCAGTCCACCGCCCAGCCCCGGGTGGGCATCGTGATGGGGTCCGACTCCGACTGGCCGGTGATGGAGCCGGCGGCGATCGCACTGCAGGAGTTCGGCATCGTCTACGAGGCCGACGTCGTCTCCGCGCATCGGATGCCCGAGGCGATGGTGGCGTACGGCCGCCACGCGCACGAGCGCGGCCTGGAGACGATCATCGCCGGGGCCGGCGGCGCCGCCCACCTGCCCGGGATGCTCGCCGCGCTGACCCCGCTGCCGGTGATCGGCGTCCCGGTGCCACTGAAGTACCTCGACGGGATGGACTCACTGCTCTCCATCGTCCAGATGCCGGCCGGGGTGCCGGTGGCCACCGTCGCGATCGGGAACGCCCGCAACGCCGGCCTGCTCGCCGTACGGATCCTCGCCGCCGGCGATCCGGAGCTCACCGCGAGGATGATCGCCTTCCAGGACGAGTTGCGGGCGACCGCCGAGGCCAAGGGCGAACGGATCCGCGACCACTGA
- a CDS encoding biotin--[acetyl-CoA-carboxylase] ligase, with translation MASTGSTNADAAARMRAGSGVGLVLVADHQSAGRGRFDRRWEAPPGAAVAVSLGVAPRRPLPEWMWLSLLTGVAIARGIRRAAGVDATLKWPNDVLVDGRKICGILSERVDGPQGPGCVVGFGINVSLSEEELPVPTATSLRLCGAEVDRADLVAEVLGVWSQMYRIWDEGQLTLLRQTYEDQCSTIGRDVRVLLGSPAGGERTVIGRAVGIDPSGAVLVRADGGVRAFAAGDVTHLR, from the coding sequence GTGGCGTCCACCGGCTCCACGAACGCCGACGCGGCGGCCCGGATGCGGGCCGGCAGTGGGGTCGGGTTGGTGCTCGTCGCCGATCACCAGAGCGCCGGCCGAGGCCGCTTCGACCGACGGTGGGAGGCGCCGCCCGGTGCGGCCGTGGCGGTCTCGCTCGGGGTGGCCCCGCGTCGTCCGCTGCCGGAGTGGATGTGGCTGTCGTTGCTGACCGGTGTGGCCATCGCCCGGGGCATCCGCCGCGCCGCCGGAGTGGATGCCACCCTGAAGTGGCCCAATGACGTGCTGGTCGACGGGCGCAAGATCTGCGGCATCCTCTCCGAACGTGTCGACGGCCCCCAGGGGCCGGGCTGCGTGGTCGGCTTCGGGATCAACGTCTCACTGTCCGAGGAGGAGCTGCCGGTGCCGACCGCCACCTCGCTGCGACTGTGCGGCGCCGAGGTGGACCGGGCGGATCTCGTCGCCGAGGTGCTCGGCGTCTGGTCGCAGATGTACCGGATCTGGGACGAGGGACAGCTCACGCTGCTGCGGCAGACGTACGAGGACCAGTGCTCGACCATCGGCCGGGACGTCCGGGTGCTGCTGGGGTCGCCGGCCGGCGGGGAGCGTACGGTCATCGGGCGTGCCGTCGGCATCGACCCCTCAGGTGCGGTGCTGGTGCGGGCGGACGGCGGTGTCCGGGCGTTCGCCGCCGGGGACGTCACCCATCTGAGGTGA
- a CDS encoding GtrA family protein, which translates to MINPGSDAAERPDDDPLAGPPLAHLADPITPEPGSAEAPEESITEAMTIETTTTEAAAAVDDQPDVEHVGLVQQAIRYFGTGVMSAVVDFGLLLILMAVGVAYTPAKAASFVAGTITAYSLNRRFTFKAQPSARRFVLTMLTYVITFTLQVGIFAKLFPLLAQEHLPRLVVQTISFVFGQGAATVANFSLQRWLIFRPTEAPVRENGAVAAE; encoded by the coding sequence GTGATCAACCCCGGGAGCGACGCGGCCGAGCGGCCCGACGACGATCCCCTGGCCGGGCCGCCGCTGGCCCATCTGGCTGACCCGATCACACCGGAGCCGGGCAGTGCGGAGGCGCCGGAGGAGAGCATCACGGAGGCGATGACCATCGAGACCACCACGACCGAAGCGGCCGCTGCGGTGGACGACCAGCCCGACGTCGAGCACGTCGGGCTGGTCCAGCAGGCGATCCGTTACTTCGGCACCGGCGTGATGTCGGCCGTGGTCGACTTCGGCCTGCTGCTCATCCTGATGGCGGTCGGGGTGGCGTACACGCCGGCGAAGGCGGCGTCGTTCGTCGCCGGCACCATCACGGCCTATTCGCTGAACCGCCGGTTCACCTTCAAGGCGCAGCCGTCCGCGCGGCGCTTCGTCCTGACGATGCTCACCTACGTCATCACGTTCACGTTGCAGGTCGGGATCTTCGCCAAGCTGTTCCCGCTGCTCGCCCAGGAGCACTTGCCGCGCCTCGTCGTGCAGACGATCTCGTTCGTCTTCGGGCAGGGGGCCGCCACGGTGGCCAACTTCTCGTTGCAGCGCTGGCTGATCTTCCGGCCGACCGAGGCCCCGGTCCGGGAGAACGGAGCGGTCGCGGCGGAGTGA
- a CDS encoding LCP family protein — protein MAGRDDLDWLYGRDDAPDPSRPFGEDAAPSGAPSTPERGRAASDFGQPAPPPVAPGASRSTGAADGARRDQPATAVFIPRGRAEPDPRRTPPGTPSRAPYASPADPYASPADPWREPPSAPAPPPRSAMRRRPDPAALPGAVGPGEPGGTGPRLPRGGRPGPGGRAPRRRRVVRWTVGVIAVLLVYMLAFPAWAWFGSARVEATSTGQRPGRQPGITLLMTGSDSRVGLTASQTHAYGGGAENSARTDTIMLLHIPLVGAPALVSIPRDSYVAIPGHGKNKINAAYAFGGPQLLAQTIEQDTGVRIDGYVGLGFDGFVSIIDSLGGIRMCLDAPMSDKDAHVDLPAGCQTLTGAQALGYVRMRKADPLGDIGRIQRQRAMVGATVHKAVSPLTVINPVRWIGLNNAVRGAISRGTDTGPLDAMALLYGAAVVGSGGGHTFSVPAANTSYRTPAGDAVLWDDAKAKVVFRALQTGNTTGLGQFDKKN, from the coding sequence ATGGCTGGACGCGACGACCTCGACTGGCTCTACGGCCGGGACGATGCGCCGGATCCCTCACGGCCCTTCGGAGAGGATGCGGCGCCGTCCGGCGCGCCCTCGACCCCGGAACGCGGACGGGCGGCCTCCGACTTCGGCCAGCCGGCCCCGCCCCCCGTTGCGCCCGGTGCCAGCCGGTCGACCGGGGCGGCCGACGGTGCGCGCCGCGACCAGCCGGCCACCGCGGTGTTCATCCCCCGCGGCCGCGCCGAGCCGGATCCCCGCCGGACTCCTCCGGGCACCCCGTCCCGCGCTCCGTACGCCTCACCGGCCGATCCGTACGCCTCCCCGGCCGACCCTTGGCGCGAGCCGCCGTCGGCCCCTGCGCCGCCGCCCCGCTCGGCGATGCGTCGCCGGCCTGACCCCGCCGCCCTGCCCGGTGCCGTCGGCCCGGGGGAGCCGGGTGGGACCGGACCCCGGCTCCCTCGCGGTGGTCGGCCCGGTCCCGGCGGACGCGCCCCGCGACGGCGTCGGGTGGTGCGCTGGACGGTCGGAGTGATCGCTGTCCTGTTGGTGTACATGCTCGCCTTCCCGGCCTGGGCCTGGTTCGGCTCGGCGCGGGTCGAGGCGACCTCGACGGGCCAGCGGCCCGGCCGTCAGCCGGGCATCACGCTGCTGATGACCGGATCGGACTCCCGGGTGGGACTGACCGCCTCCCAGACCCACGCCTACGGCGGCGGCGCTGAGAACAGTGCCCGAACCGACACCATCATGCTGTTGCACATCCCGCTGGTCGGTGCGCCCGCACTGGTCTCGATCCCCCGCGACTCGTACGTCGCGATCCCCGGGCACGGCAAGAACAAGATCAACGCCGCCTACGCCTTCGGCGGTCCCCAACTGCTGGCCCAGACCATCGAGCAGGACACCGGGGTCCGGATCGACGGTTACGTGGGGCTCGGGTTCGACGGCTTCGTCAGCATCATCGATTCCCTCGGCGGGATCCGGATGTGCCTCGACGCCCCGATGAGCGACAAGGACGCCCACGTCGACCTGCCGGCCGGCTGCCAGACGCTCACCGGCGCCCAGGCGCTGGGCTACGTCCGGATGCGCAAGGCCGACCCACTGGGCGACATCGGCCGGATCCAGCGCCAGCGGGCGATGGTCGGCGCGACGGTCCACAAGGCCGTCTCCCCGCTGACCGTGATCAACCCGGTCCGCTGGATCGGCCTCAACAACGCCGTCCGCGGCGCGATCAGCCGCGGCACCGACACCGGCCCGCTCGACGCGATGGCGCTGCTCTACGGTGCCGCAGTGGTCGGGTCGGGCGGCGGCCACACGTTCAGCGTGCCGGCGGCCAACACCAGCTACCGCACCCCGGCGGGCGACGCGGTGCTGTGGGACGACGCGAAGGCCAAGGTGGTGTTCCGTGCCCTGCAGACCGGCAACACCACCGGCCTGGGACAGTTCGACAAGAAGAACTGA